The Hevea brasiliensis isolate MT/VB/25A 57/8 chromosome 1, ASM3005281v1, whole genome shotgun sequence DNA segment TGAACAATGCTAACCTTCTTTAAAGGGAAAATTAATCAAACTAAATATAACAATGCAAGAAGTCAACAATAAACAGTCACATTTGAGATGACAGGAGACAACAAAATGACTAGCCTTTGTATCCATTCGTCAGCTTGTAATGGTAGCAAAACACCATGTAGGGTACATAAACACTTGCTTTTGAGGCATCAAGAACCATCAACACTATGTCTGAAGACTTGGAAACAGCAATAACCTAAGAGGGGAAAAAAACAAAGTTTTTAAAGTTCTTATGATACACAGCCAGAAGAGAAAAAGGATAGATAAACTAAAGCAAAGCAAGAACCATAGTCAATTCAACAACCATCATATCCTTCTATGAACCTATCATCCCTTGAAACAGGATGGCAAAACATAAGATGAGAAAATAAGAAGGTGATGCATTGTACCTGTCTTCCACGTCCCTTGCCTTCTGAAGCACCTTCAATAATTCCAGGAAGGTCAAGCAGCTGAATTTTAGTATCATTATAGTGTATAATACCAGGAATACAGGTAAGTGTTGTGAACTCATATGATGCAGCTTCTAAGTGAGTGCCAATTAACAATGTCAAGAGAGTTGACTTCCCAACACTGCACCAGAAtagaaatacaattttaattgtcAGCATTGTCAAGCATATCTTCACACAGGTAACTAATAGTGCTAGCATCAACAGTATTCTATTATAATTCAAGGATATCTAAAAAAAtcgcagaaaaaaaaaaagcaatacaGATTCCATTATTACATTGGAAATCCCAGTATGAGAATAATAATCCTACAGAAGTCACCAAGCTTAACTAGTATTGTGAAGCTAAAAGTTGCATTCCAAAGTGTCAATAGCTCCTAATCAGTCTATTTGTGTTTCTTGCATGAGTATGCAAATGTATTTACACGAAAATGTAAAATTTGCAAAACATAAAGTTGGATACCTTGGAAATCCTATCAATGCAACACGTCCATGGCCATATTTTGTAACTTCAAAACCATCTCCTCCACCGCTAGAACCCTGATTCAAAAAGGCAACAGTAACCAAATCTTCAAAAAATCTAAAAGCAGGGGAAATAAGCATTAAAAAAACAAGATAATAACAAGAGCAGCAAAGTACAgtgaaaatatataattaatacaaTCCACAATATACCATCAGCTAGAAAAATCAACTCAACCACAGATAGGAAGGGACAGAAATGCACCAAATTTGAGCAGTTTTGGAACTTCCCAGACAACCACAATCATAGTATGTGTACCAAGACAAGAACTTACAAAGACATGTTAAATGCCAAGTAGCACAAACTCAGGTGGCTCAACTCCAACCAATACACCTAAATTGTACTAAATCTACCGAGAACCTGTAACAATTATTGAAGAATCACAGAATTACACTAGCCCTGTTGCTGTCTAACAATAACTGCGGAAGAATTTGTTATTCTTAAACAACTGATACTCACTAAAGCTGTAAGACAAGCATGAAGTTTAAGATCAGAATTTATGGAGGTAGGTCCCATTACAAATAGAATCTCTAGTAGCTACTGTCTGAAATGCATACAAAGCgaatgatttggcaaaatttagCAACCAAAAAGGTAGTCACTGCATGCTAGCATAACCACCATATTTTTCACATGCCACTACCATCTCAAACATCAACAAATGCAGAGGAAATAAAAGAGTTGCATACCTTAGAAGGCTCCAACAATTGTGTCCTTAGCTTTGCTATCTTTGCCTTGGGCTGACCATGATGATAGTCTGAATATTAATTACACACAAACAAAATAAGCTCAAGAAAATAAAACTTTCACTTCAATAAGAGATTAGGAATTCAACAGCATCAATTAAACATGGACACGAAAATGTGAGACATGTAATTCAATAACCTGTAGCTTTATTTTTCTGGGTTCGAGCCATCTCGGCTTCGATTTCTTTAATCTTCTCGATTATCCCCATTCTCGCTTGATTTTAGCTGCCACCGCCTACAGAAACAACAAAAGGTTCAAAACTTTTCAGGTTTACAAGCCTCGATTCTAGCAGGATTAGTAATTAAACGAGTTCAAGCCCATAATCAACAAGCAAAATAGTAATTCCACATGTACTAGCTTTAGTCAATTCAGTTTCTTAACGTAACAaatgaaataattatttataaaaaacagAGAGATAGAATCGTTTTAAGAACGACTCACCGCACCGGAAGCGAGTGAGGGCGATCCCAGGAGCTGAGATGAGAAGAGGAGAGTGGCAGGGACAATGGAGATGGAGATGGAGATGGCGATGACTGTTATTATTTAACGGACAGAAACGAGAAGACAATTAGGGCTTTGAATTGAGGATTTACCTTTTGTAGAACATGAAGTTCCAGATCATtcctttgaatttttttttttcgttttttttttcaaaaaaaaatgtttaaattgTATAAATTACAATTGAATTGTTTATGGAAATCTAGAAAAAAGAATCAAGATTTCGTTTTCATTTTGTTTTATTTGATGATTAACATTTTTTAGAATAGATAATTATCATAATTGCAATGCATATTATTGataaaattcaatttttcaaaagTTCATctgataataatttttataaaaatttcatttacaaataataattgttaatttttaaaaaattaatttaaaattataatatttgatttaaattaattttacaaaattttataaaatttatttataaatctaaaattttaatatttagtttaaataaaaatttatttaaaatttttattaattaattcaataaaatttattataattaaactaaatttcatcaaaattaatagaattgtaaatgaattataaatttaaattcatatgTATTTTAAGTAACGAAATTATCctcttattatatattattttatttatttcaaatacaaaatttatttcatttgaagtaaattttacatttaatataaaatatatcaaataaaaaaatttatttacaagtaaaataaattttatcataaaattaaattaaatatggcCTAAATGTCAACAGATAAAAATTTAAGATTCAAAGATTACTCCAATCCTCACAGAAATAAAGCTCTTAAGTCAATAACATCAATCGCACACGTAGGGAGAGTATTCGGTCGGTTTGATTCCGAACCAAACTGAATAACAAAAATCAAAAAATAGAATTGCTTAAAAATGTAAATCCAACCAAAAC contains these protein-coding regions:
- the LOC110636676 gene encoding developmentally-regulated G-protein 2-like isoform X2; protein product: MGIIEKIKEIEAEMARTQKNKATDYHHGQPKAKIAKLRTQLLEPSKGSSGGGDGFEVTKYGHGRVALIGFPSVGKSTLLTLLIGTHLEAASYEFTTLTCIPGIIHYNDTKIQLLDLPGIIEGASEGKGRGRQVIAVSKSSDIVLMVLDASKASVYVPYMVFCYHYKLTNGYKEVQSK
- the LOC110636676 gene encoding developmentally-regulated G-protein 2-like isoform X3, which translates into the protein MGIIEKIKEIEAEMARTQKNKATDYHHGQPKAKIAKLRTQLLEPSKGSSGGGDGFEVTKYGHGRVALIGFPSVGKSTLLTLLIGTHLEAASYEFTTLTCIPGIIHYNDTKIQLLDLPGIIEGASEGKGRGRQVIAVSKSSDIVLMVLDASKASVYVPYMVFCYHYKLTNGYKGHN
- the LOC110636676 gene encoding developmentally-regulated G-protein 2-like isoform X1, translated to MGIIEKIKEIEAEMARTQKNKATDYHHGQPKAKIAKLRTQLLEPSKGSSGGGDGFEVTKYGHGRVALIGFPSVGKSTLLTLLIGTHLEAASYEFTTLTCIPGIIHYNDTKIQLLDLPGIIEGASEGKGRGRQVIAVSKSSDIVLMVLDASKASVYVPYMVFCYHYKLTNGYKGCKSYLREN